One segment of Pirellulales bacterium DNA contains the following:
- a CDS encoding pilus assembly protein, translated as MRRSVTQKHRRNSRRAVVAVEAAMVLPVLIVLLFGVWEVGRLVQVQQLLTNAAREGARAAAGGYINGTPVSTTTVENNVRTYLYASGLPSTAVLGTQVNVTNLSGNSWTHPSDALPLDAFRVTVTIPSGAPFDSLRWALVNRITGVTQMSASVDWRSATDSKITVDTTIPL; from the coding sequence ATGCGGCGGTCAGTCACCCAGAAGCACAGGCGGAATTCGCGTCGCGCGGTCGTCGCGGTCGAAGCCGCGATGGTATTGCCGGTCTTGATCGTGCTGCTGTTTGGCGTTTGGGAGGTGGGGCGGTTAGTGCAGGTGCAACAACTCCTGACCAACGCGGCGCGCGAAGGCGCCCGCGCCGCGGCGGGAGGTTACATCAACGGCACACCGGTGAGCACCACCACGGTGGAAAACAACGTTCGCACGTACCTCTACGCTTCGGGGCTTCCGTCAACGGCCGTATTGGGAACCCAGGTCAATGTGACCAACCTGAGCGGCAATAGTTGGACGCACCCCTCCGACGCGCTGCCGCTCGACGCGTTTCGCGTCACCGTGACAATTCCATCCGGCGCGCCGTTCGACAGTTTGCGCTGGGCGCTGGTCAATCGCATCACCGGCGTGACTCAAATGAGCGCCAGCGTCGATTGGCGATCGGCCACCGACTCGAAGATTACGGTCGACACCACCATTCCACTTTGA